From Cloacibacillus sp.:
TAAAGGTCGGAGTTAAAGCTGGGGTAAAAAAAGTTAAGCTCGTTGAGCGCCTGGTTAAGTTTTTCTAAAAGGGCGGCGTTCTCTTTATTTACCGCGAAGTAGAAGCTTTCGGGGGCAAAGCGCGCAACGATCTTGAGGCCCCTGCCAAGGCGGAAGTTATCCGAAAAAAGAATGTCGGCCCTTCCATCCGCCAGCGCGCCGACGGCCTCCTTATAACTGGGATAAAAAGTGTCGCGGGTGGCAAAACCTTTGGCCCGGCAGTAATCAAGATATTTTTTATTATCGGGGCTGCCCATGACGAGCGTGGCGCGCGCGCCGTTAAAAGAGGAGAAATCTTCGTAGGCGAAGCGCCCGTCGTCGCTCCTTACCACAATACACTGAGTGCTGCGTCCGGTAGAGAGTGGGGAAAAGTCCAACCTGTTTCCGCGGTATTGGTCTTTGCGCAGATAGCCTACGACGTCTACCTCACCGCGCTCAAGCCGCTCTATGGTCTCCGCCAGCGTGCCTTCGATAAATTCATACTTCCAGCCTGTAAACTGCGCCAGCGCCAAAAGGTATTCGTAAATATAACCGTTGCTGCCCTCCGGCATTTCGGGACCGCCGTCCATAAAGCCTCCCACGCGCACCGTGGCACCTCTGCCATACGGTTCCGGCGGTATGGCGCAGCTTTTCCCCGCCGCCAAAGAGAGAATAATTACCGACAGAAGGATACACAGGACAAAAGGCTTCCATGAATATGGCGTGCCTTTTTTATTTTTTGACGGCAGATCAAGCACTTCAAACATTAACGCCAGCTCCCTGCTTAGGGGCATATCCAAGAATCAAAGCTTTCTTTGACCCGCGATGATATTCCATCTTCATATATTGATTATAGCATTTTTCAATAATATAAAACGGCCAAGCACCTCCATTTATAGGGCAAACGTATGAAAAACATCCGCCAGCGCACCCGCGTTGCCATGCGGCGGCATCGCGGGCCGTTCAATGTTCGTCAAAAGACGTGACGCGTTTGCCCCGCTACATTTACATTGCCAAAGCAAATATTCAGTTTAGCTTAGTTCCGTTAAAACTCTTAGCGGACCGACAGAATCAGTCTCCCAATACGGAGGCGACCGCTTCTTCG
This genomic window contains:
- a CDS encoding transporter substrate-binding domain-containing protein, with protein sequence MFEVLDLPSKNKKGTPYSWKPFVLCILLSVIILSLAAGKSCAIPPEPYGRGATVRVGGFMDGGPEMPEGSNGYIYEYLLALAQFTGWKYEFIEGTLAETIERLERGEVDVVGYLRKDQYRGNRLDFSPLSTGRSTQCIVVRSDDGRFAYEDFSSFNGARATLVMGSPDNKKYLDYCRAKGFATRDTFYPSYKEAVGALADGRADILFSDNFRLGRGLKIVARFAPESFYFAVNKENAALLEKLNQALNELNFFYPSFNSDLYNKYYGSEREASVVFTRAEREYIKSAPRVVILYDETWYPMEYYDAKEKKFFGIVPDIIALISEKSGLKFTPEGINAPAPALTSKMKSEKNIVSSMTYDYIWATKNGAHVTPLFTQAAIVCVKKSRAAPVDSVAVLNRNYIASNVRKFAPGMKYVSYPSTLDCIKAVKRGDVGCTFINAYEAGYYSSFAKYRNLYYEGVSGETQSLSLGVSAGADPLLFSIISKTLESLPASDIRDIVRRGTRKNTISPDGVT